TGCTCCTGGCACTGGCTCTACGATCTTTTAAAAGCCAATAATTTCGATGTGGTCATCTCCAACCCTTTAAAGACCAAAGCCATTGCTTCGGCCAAGATCAAAAATGACAAAGTGGACTCTCATATGCTGGCCCAGCTGCTCAGAGCCGACCTGATCGCTACGGTGTATGTGTGCAGCCTAAAAACCCGAAAGCTCAAAGAACTACTCAGACATCGACGGCGGCTGGTTAACGATGCCACCCGTATGAAAAACCGCATCCATATGCTGCTGATGAAAAATAACATCTCTGTTGCGGTAAGTGACCTGTTCGGGGTCAAAGGCATGAAGTACCTTAAAGAGATTGATCTTCCAATCTACCACCGACAACAACTCAAATGCTATCTGACACTTTACGGTCAGCTTACAAAACAGATCGAGCCGCTGACCAAACGCATTAAGAATCTGGCAGACAAAGATCCGATGGCTAAACTGTTGATGACGATTCCTGGAATCGGGTCGCTAACTGCGATGTTCATCATTGCCGAAATTGAGGATATATCGCGTTTTCCATCTTATCGAAACCTGGCTTCCTATGCCGGGCTGGTGCCTTGCTTGGATGCCAGTGCCGACAAAAGCAGAACTGGACGAATCACCAAGCAGGGTTCCCCGTATCTACGAACTGCCCT
This genomic stretch from Desulfobacterales bacterium harbors:
- a CDS encoding IS110 family transposase, with translation MYYTGIDLHKKTSFITTVNGSGKVVFRRNFPNNPEKILDYFFNLGEPTKIVIESMCSWHWLYDLLKANNFDVVISNPLKTKAIASAKIKNDKVDSHMLAQLLRADLIATVYVCSLKTRKLKELLRHRRRLVNDATRMKNRIHMLLMKNNISVAVSDLFGVKGMKYLKEIDLPIYHRQQLKCYLTLYGQLTKQIEPLTKRIKNLADKDPMAKLLMTIPGIGSLTAMFIIAEIEDISRFPSYRNLASYAGLVPCLDASADKSRTGRITKQGSPYLRTALVEAAQVIPRMKKSRLNIFYRKRIVRAGYQKAIVATAHKILRYAYYVLKNQTPYREEYPTCA